The following proteins are co-located in the Micromonospora coriariae genome:
- a CDS encoding class II fumarate hydratase, which translates to MVRVTTPEATGYRIERDSMGEVEVPAEALWRAQTQRAVQNFPISGRGIEPAQIKALAQIKGAAAAVNGELGVIDANVAAAIGAAAAHVAAGGYDDQFPVDVFQTGSGTSSNMNTNEVIATLASRELGSPVHPNDHVNASQSSNDVFPSSIHLAATQFIVEDLLPSLAHLASALEAKAAEFETVVKAGRTHLMDATPVTLGQEFGGYAAQVRYGIERLEGSLPRLAELPLGGTAVGTGINTPLGFAAAVIDKLRESTGLPLSEARNHFEAQGARDALVETSGQLRTVAIGLYKIANDIRWMGSGPRAGLRELRIPDLQPGSSIMPGKVNPVVAEAMRQVCAQVVGNDATVGFAGSQGDFELNVMLPVMGRNLLESIRLLAAASRLFADRLVAGLVADAEVCLAYAEGSPSIVTPLNRYLGYDEAASIAKEALARQTSIREVVISRGHVDSGKLTETQLDEVLDLLRMTHP; encoded by the coding sequence ATGGTACGCGTGACGACTCCAGAGGCGACGGGTTACCGGATCGAACGCGACTCGATGGGCGAGGTGGAGGTGCCCGCCGAAGCGTTGTGGCGGGCCCAGACGCAGCGTGCGGTGCAGAACTTCCCGATCTCCGGCCGGGGCATCGAGCCGGCCCAGATCAAGGCGCTGGCCCAGATCAAGGGTGCGGCCGCCGCGGTCAACGGTGAGCTGGGGGTGATCGACGCGAACGTGGCCGCGGCGATCGGCGCCGCCGCCGCGCACGTGGCCGCCGGCGGGTACGACGACCAGTTCCCGGTGGACGTGTTCCAGACCGGCTCCGGCACGTCGTCGAACATGAACACCAACGAGGTGATCGCCACCCTGGCCAGCCGGGAGCTGGGGTCGCCGGTGCACCCGAACGACCACGTCAACGCCTCCCAGTCGAGCAACGACGTATTCCCGTCCTCGATCCACCTGGCTGCCACCCAGTTCATCGTCGAGGATCTGCTGCCGTCGCTGGCCCACCTGGCCTCGGCGTTGGAGGCCAAGGCCGCCGAGTTCGAGACGGTGGTCAAGGCCGGGCGTACGCACCTGATGGACGCCACCCCGGTCACGCTGGGCCAGGAGTTCGGCGGGTACGCCGCGCAGGTCCGCTACGGCATCGAGCGATTGGAGGGCTCGCTGCCCCGACTGGCCGAGCTGCCGTTGGGTGGCACCGCCGTCGGCACCGGGATCAACACCCCGCTCGGCTTCGCCGCCGCGGTGATCGACAAGCTGCGCGAGTCGACCGGGTTGCCGTTGTCCGAGGCCCGCAACCACTTCGAGGCGCAGGGCGCGCGGGACGCGCTGGTGGAGACCTCGGGGCAGCTGCGTACCGTGGCCATCGGCCTCTACAAGATCGCCAACGACATCCGCTGGATGGGCTCTGGCCCCCGTGCCGGCCTCCGCGAGCTGCGCATCCCCGACCTCCAGCCCGGCTCGTCGATCATGCCGGGCAAGGTCAACCCGGTGGTGGCCGAGGCCATGCGGCAGGTCTGCGCCCAGGTCGTCGGCAACGACGCGACGGTCGGATTCGCCGGCTCGCAGGGCGACTTCGAGCTGAACGTGATGCTCCCGGTGATGGGCCGCAACCTGCTGGAGTCGATCCGGCTGCTGGCCGCGGCGAGCCGACTGTTCGCCGACCGCCTGGTGGCCGGCCTGGTCGCGGACGCCGAGGTCTGCCTGGCGTACGCCGAGGGCTCGCCGTCGATCGTCACCCCGCTCAACCGCTACCTCGGGTACGACGAGGCCGCGTCGATCGCCAAGGAGGCGCTGGCCAGGCAGACCTCGATCCGCGAGGTGGTGATCTCCCGGGGGCACGTGGACTCCGGCAAGCTCACTGAGACCCAGCTCGACGAGGTGCTCGACCTGCTCCGGATGACCCACCCCTGA
- the hppD gene encoding 4-hydroxyphenylpyruvate dioxygenase: MTQAIDRPQSTEDVDVDRLVGAVDHDISHDPFPVKGLDHVHFLVGNAKQAAHYYSTAFGMTCVAYRGPEQGYRDHAQYVLTSGSARFVLTGAVRPDADGAEHVARHSDGVSDIALEVPDVDTAYAHAIAQGATSVVEPHEVSDEHGTVRMAAIAAYGDTRHTLVDRSRYTGPFLPGFVARGPIVDRQPMIDAGIQPKRFFQAVDHVVGNVELGRMDEWVEFYKRVMGFSNMAEFIGDDIATDYSALMSKVVANGTRKVKFPLNEPAIARKKSQIDEYLEFYQGPGAQHIAVATNDILASVDAMRAAGVEFLDTPDSYYEDPELRARIGNVRVPIEELKARRILVDRDEDGYLLQIFTKPVQDRPTVFFELIERHGSLGFGKGNFKALFQAIEREQEARGNL, from the coding sequence ATGACCCAGGCGATCGACCGACCCCAGTCGACCGAGGACGTCGACGTCGACCGGCTCGTCGGCGCCGTCGACCACGACATCAGCCACGACCCCTTCCCGGTCAAGGGCCTCGACCACGTGCACTTCCTGGTCGGCAACGCCAAGCAGGCCGCGCACTACTACTCCACCGCGTTCGGCATGACCTGCGTGGCGTACCGCGGCCCCGAGCAGGGCTACCGGGACCACGCCCAGTACGTGCTGACCAGCGGCTCCGCCCGGTTCGTGCTGACCGGCGCGGTGCGCCCGGACGCCGACGGCGCCGAGCACGTGGCCCGGCACAGCGACGGGGTGAGCGACATCGCGCTCGAGGTGCCGGACGTGGACACCGCGTACGCGCACGCCATCGCGCAGGGCGCCACCAGCGTCGTGGAGCCGCACGAGGTGAGCGACGAGCACGGCACGGTCCGGATGGCGGCCATCGCCGCGTACGGCGACACCCGGCACACGCTTGTCGACCGGTCCCGCTACACCGGCCCGTTCCTGCCCGGCTTCGTGGCCCGTGGCCCGATCGTGGACCGGCAGCCGATGATCGACGCCGGCATCCAGCCGAAGCGCTTCTTCCAGGCCGTCGACCACGTGGTCGGCAACGTGGAGCTGGGCCGGATGGACGAGTGGGTCGAGTTCTACAAGCGGGTGATGGGCTTCTCCAACATGGCGGAGTTCATCGGCGACGACATCGCCACCGACTACTCGGCGCTGATGAGCAAGGTCGTGGCGAACGGCACCCGCAAGGTGAAGTTCCCGCTCAACGAGCCGGCGATCGCCCGCAAGAAGTCGCAGATCGACGAGTACCTCGAGTTCTACCAGGGCCCGGGCGCCCAGCACATCGCCGTCGCCACCAACGACATCCTGGCCAGCGTCGACGCGATGCGGGCCGCCGGCGTGGAGTTCCTGGACACCCCGGACTCGTACTACGAGGACCCGGAGCTGCGCGCCCGGATCGGCAATGTGCGGGTGCCGATCGAGGAGCTGAAGGCCCGCAGGATCCTGGTCGACCGGGACGAGGACGGGTACCTGCTCCAGATCTTCACCAAGCCCGTGCAGGACCGCCCGACAGTCTTCTTCGAGTTGATCGAGCGGCACGGCTCGCTCGGCTTCGGCAAGGGCAACTTCAAGGCGCTCTTCCAGGCCATCGAGCGGGAGCAGGAAGCCCGCGGCAACCTGTAA
- a CDS encoding CGNR zinc finger domain-containing protein encodes MLFAHDTECSLIATAALVNTAGRDGELLPDIAALDAFFARYSYSGRHEHTDAELRAVRQLRPQLRRIWHAEPAEIVAVVNGLLLEHRALPQLIEHDDEPYHLHAVPRDAPLATRIAVEAAMAIADLVRAGELGRLRICEYPDCDNVVVDLSRNRSRRFCEAGCGNRAAVTAYRARRAAGRS; translated from the coding sequence TTGCTGTTCGCTCATGACACCGAGTGTTCCCTGATCGCCACCGCCGCGCTGGTCAACACGGCGGGCCGAGACGGCGAGCTCCTGCCCGACATCGCCGCGCTGGACGCCTTCTTCGCCCGGTACTCCTACAGCGGACGGCACGAGCACACCGACGCGGAGCTACGCGCCGTCCGGCAGTTGCGACCCCAACTGCGCCGCATCTGGCACGCCGAACCGGCCGAGATCGTCGCCGTGGTCAACGGCCTGCTGCTGGAGCACCGGGCACTGCCGCAGCTGATCGAGCACGACGACGAGCCGTACCACCTGCACGCCGTGCCCCGCGACGCGCCGCTGGCCACCCGGATCGCGGTGGAGGCGGCGATGGCGATCGCCGACCTGGTCCGCGCCGGTGAGTTGGGTCGGCTGCGGATCTGCGAGTACCCCGACTGCGACAACGTCGTCGTGGACCTGTCCCGCAACCGGTCGCGGCGGTTCTGTGAGGCCGGCTGCGGCAACCGCGCCGCGGTGACCGCCTACCGCGCCCGCCGCGCCGCCGGCCGCTCCTGA
- a CDS encoding GNAT family N-acetyltransferase, whose product MSDLPYTERLRFRRLTMADVDALVELDSDPEVMRFLSGGVATPLATARDEQLPRLLAQYERHPGLGRWAALDRETGGFLGWFALDPSADGTEAELGYRLRRSAWGRGLATEGSRALVRYAFDTVGVRRVWAETMAVNDRSRRVMAKAGLRYLRTFHLRWDDPIPGAEHGEVEYELRAGEWADTVQERPAARRAR is encoded by the coding sequence ATGAGTGACCTGCCCTACACCGAGCGGTTGCGGTTTCGGCGGTTGACCATGGCTGACGTGGACGCGCTGGTTGAGCTGGACAGCGATCCCGAGGTGATGCGGTTCCTCAGCGGTGGCGTGGCCACGCCGCTGGCCACGGCCCGCGACGAGCAGTTGCCGAGGCTGCTGGCCCAGTACGAGCGGCATCCCGGGTTGGGCCGTTGGGCGGCGCTCGACCGGGAGACCGGCGGGTTCCTGGGCTGGTTCGCGCTCGATCCGTCGGCGGACGGCACCGAGGCCGAGCTGGGCTACCGGTTGCGTCGCTCGGCATGGGGGCGCGGCCTGGCCACCGAGGGCTCCCGGGCGCTGGTCCGGTATGCCTTCGACACCGTCGGCGTGCGGCGGGTCTGGGCCGAGACGATGGCGGTCAACGACCGGTCCCGGCGGGTGATGGCGAAGGCCGGGTTGCGCTACCTACGCACCTTCCACCTGCGGTGGGACGACCCGATTCCCGGCGCCGAGCACGGCGAGGTGGAGTACGAGCTGCGGGCCGGGGAGTGGGCCGACACCGTTCAGGAGCGGCCGGCGGCGCGGCGGGCGCGGTAG
- a CDS encoding fumarate hydratase, producing the protein MSSAAAFSYAPLLPTGPDQTDYRLVTDEGVDVVHGPGGRRFLTVEPAALTALTAEAMHDIAHFLRPAHLAQLRAIIDDPAASPNDRFVALDLLRNANIAAGGVLPMCQDTGTAIVMGKRGRHVLTDGADAEAISRGVYQAYTKLNLRYSQLAPLTMWDERNTGSNLPAQVELYAEDPDGHPDAYKFLFMAKGGGSANKSYLYQETKALLNPTRMMQFLEEKLRLIGTAACPPYHLAIVIGGTSAEYALKTAKYASAKYLDALPTAGSMSAHGFRDLELEAEVLELTRNFGIGAQFGGRYFCHDVRVVRLPRHGASCPVAIAVSCSADRQAVAKITPSGVWLERLETDPARFLPDVTDDSLDAEVVVRVDLNRPMDEIRAELSKYPVKTRLSLSGPLVVARDIAHAKIAERLDAGEPMPQYLRDHAVYYAGPAKTPEGYASGSFGPTTAGRMDAYVEKFQAAGGSQVMLAKGNRSGQVTRSCQQHGGFYLGSIGGPAARLAQDCIKHVEVLEYPELGMEAVWKIEVEDFPAFIVVDDKGNDFFAEVTKPVLTVGRR; encoded by the coding sequence ATGAGCAGTGCCGCCGCATTCTCGTACGCCCCTTTGCTGCCGACCGGCCCCGACCAGACCGACTACCGCCTGGTCACCGACGAGGGCGTGGACGTCGTACACGGCCCGGGAGGCCGCCGGTTCCTCACCGTGGAGCCGGCCGCGCTCACCGCCCTGACCGCCGAGGCGATGCACGACATCGCGCACTTCCTGCGCCCTGCGCACCTGGCTCAGCTCCGGGCGATCATCGACGACCCGGCCGCCTCGCCGAACGACCGGTTCGTTGCGCTGGACCTGCTGCGCAACGCCAACATCGCCGCCGGTGGGGTGCTGCCGATGTGCCAGGACACCGGCACCGCCATCGTGATGGGCAAGCGGGGCCGGCACGTCCTGACCGACGGGGCCGACGCCGAGGCCATCTCCCGGGGTGTCTACCAGGCGTACACCAAGCTGAACCTGCGCTACTCCCAGCTGGCCCCGCTGACCATGTGGGACGAGCGGAACACCGGCAGCAACCTGCCGGCCCAGGTCGAGCTGTACGCCGAGGACCCGGACGGGCACCCCGACGCGTACAAGTTCCTGTTCATGGCCAAGGGCGGCGGCTCGGCCAACAAGTCGTACCTCTACCAGGAGACGAAGGCGCTGCTCAACCCGACGCGGATGATGCAGTTCCTGGAGGAGAAGCTGCGGCTGATCGGCACCGCCGCCTGCCCGCCGTACCACCTGGCCATCGTCATCGGCGGCACCTCCGCCGAGTACGCCCTGAAGACCGCGAAGTACGCCAGCGCCAAGTACCTGGACGCGCTGCCCACCGCCGGCTCGATGAGCGCCCACGGCTTCCGCGACCTGGAGCTGGAGGCGGAGGTGCTGGAGCTGACCCGCAACTTCGGCATCGGCGCGCAGTTCGGCGGCAGGTACTTCTGCCACGACGTGCGGGTGGTCCGGCTGCCGCGGCACGGCGCCTCCTGCCCGGTGGCGATCGCGGTCTCCTGCTCGGCGGACCGGCAGGCGGTCGCCAAGATCACCCCGTCGGGTGTCTGGCTGGAGCGGCTGGAGACCGACCCGGCGCGCTTCCTGCCCGACGTCACCGACGACTCACTCGACGCCGAGGTGGTCGTCCGGGTCGACCTGAACCGACCGATGGACGAGATCCGCGCCGAGCTGTCCAAGTACCCGGTGAAGACCCGGCTGTCGCTGTCCGGCCCCCTGGTGGTGGCCCGGGACATCGCGCACGCCAAGATCGCCGAGCGGCTGGACGCCGGCGAGCCGATGCCGCAGTACCTCCGCGACCACGCCGTCTACTACGCCGGCCCGGCCAAGACCCCCGAGGGGTACGCCTCCGGCTCGTTCGGGCCGACCACCGCCGGCCGGATGGACGCCTATGTGGAGAAGTTCCAGGCTGCCGGCGGATCGCAGGTGATGCTGGCCAAGGGCAACCGGTCGGGTCAGGTGACCCGCTCCTGCCAGCAGCACGGCGGTTTCTACCTCGGCTCGATCGGCGGCCCCGCCGCACGCCTCGCCCAGGACTGCATCAAGCACGTCGAGGTCCTGGAGTATCCGGAGCTTGGCATGGAGGCGGTCTGGAAGATCGAGGTGGAGGACTTCCCCGCCTTCATCGTGGTCGACGACAAGGGCAACGACTTCTTCGCCGAGGTCACCAAGCCGGTGCTCACCGTCGGCCGTCGCTGA
- a CDS encoding Lrp/AsnC family transcriptional regulator, which yields MNGEQAVQLDTLDVRLIELLAEEPRIGVLECSRRLGVARGTVQARLDKLVDRGVIGGFGPEISPAAIGFGVTSFVTLEISQRHGHDPVTAHLAAIPEVLEAHTITGSSDLLCRIVARSNTDLQRVIDQIVSSAGITRASTIIALAEQIPYRTLPLVRSAVRTEGRAPS from the coding sequence ATGAATGGTGAGCAGGCTGTACAGCTCGACACGCTCGACGTGCGCTTGATCGAACTGCTCGCCGAGGAGCCGCGGATCGGCGTGCTGGAGTGCTCCCGGCGGCTCGGGGTGGCCCGGGGCACAGTGCAGGCCCGGCTGGACAAGCTGGTCGACCGGGGTGTCATCGGCGGGTTCGGCCCGGAGATCTCACCGGCCGCGATCGGGTTCGGGGTGACCAGCTTCGTCACCCTGGAGATCAGTCAGCGGCACGGCCACGACCCGGTCACCGCCCACCTGGCGGCCATTCCCGAGGTGCTGGAGGCGCACACCATCACCGGTTCCAGTGACCTGCTCTGCCGGATCGTGGCCCGCTCCAACACGGACCTGCAGCGGGTCATCGACCAGATCGTTTCCTCCGCCGGTATCACGCGGGCTTCGACGATCATCGCGCTGGCCGAGCAGATTCCCTACCGCACGCTGCCTCTGGTGCGCAGCGCCGTACGGACCGAAGGAAGGGCACCTTCTTAA
- a CDS encoding DUF397 domain-containing protein, which produces MVGVRDSKDLDGPVLVVDAYSWRLFVVARPR; this is translated from the coding sequence GTGGTCGGGGTGCGAGACAGCAAGGACTTGGACGGGCCCGTGCTGGTTGTCGACGCGTACTCCTGGCGGCTCTTCGTGGTCGCTCGCCCGCGCTGA
- a CDS encoding outer membrane protein assembly factor BamB family protein, which yields MCGVAKGSVRGGLLLGLAVVVALAATGVWNPFPGLWDWVDRSEPISEPDVVWQVRVGGTPRSVTIAGDTVVVEQRTRVEARSLATGAQLWERKADWSAVAGGDRDPVVAVGKLLVKGYELLDPTTGVTRRRDDDAVAVWTYRNLLLDAHCTDATDCTLSAWDPRGTAPLWTAFLPGVSSGLLADNPGLRGTRRLTATRIDDRVAGPESVPPLLGFPVDGRVHVVDTATGRVLQNVEPDRDERLSVVGGRMLRIAARSQDGNCYFAISARDPATGQEAWTRAGVNLRTADSAGCVQREDPQGARNVLIGVGPDGREAVIDGYDGRLLWVGEPGTRLIAVDDRYALFRAADKRSVVARELGTDRVLWTRPASGKAGAALTPYAAVVADEKPSRLVAVDPRSGRELAVLRTPANALAVGPQGMIVGEGREIGYVRFGAIGAAPGVPPGSGGIPGPGGTGPAPEGDDNCGPKRELCDDPAGGKDG from the coding sequence GTGTGCGGTGTGGCGAAGGGGAGCGTGCGCGGCGGGTTGCTGCTCGGCCTCGCCGTGGTGGTCGCCCTCGCCGCGACCGGCGTGTGGAACCCTTTTCCGGGCCTGTGGGACTGGGTGGACCGCAGTGAACCCATCTCCGAGCCGGACGTGGTCTGGCAGGTACGGGTGGGCGGCACCCCGCGCAGCGTGACCATCGCCGGCGACACGGTGGTGGTCGAGCAGCGCACCCGGGTCGAAGCCCGCAGCCTCGCCACCGGTGCCCAGCTCTGGGAGCGCAAGGCGGACTGGTCCGCGGTGGCCGGTGGCGACCGGGACCCGGTGGTCGCCGTCGGAAAGCTCCTGGTCAAGGGGTACGAGCTGCTCGACCCCACCACGGGGGTGACCCGGCGACGTGACGACGACGCGGTGGCCGTCTGGACGTACCGCAACCTGCTGCTGGACGCCCACTGCACAGATGCCACCGACTGCACCCTGAGCGCCTGGGATCCGCGCGGCACCGCACCACTGTGGACGGCCTTCCTGCCCGGGGTGAGCAGTGGGCTGCTCGCCGACAACCCGGGTCTGCGCGGCACCCGCCGGCTCACCGCCACCCGGATCGACGACCGGGTGGCCGGACCGGAGTCGGTGCCACCACTGCTCGGGTTCCCGGTCGACGGTCGTGTGCACGTGGTCGACACCGCGACCGGCCGGGTGCTGCAGAACGTCGAGCCGGACCGGGACGAGCGGCTCTCCGTGGTGGGCGGTCGGATGCTGCGGATCGCCGCCCGCTCCCAGGACGGCAACTGCTACTTCGCCATCTCCGCCCGTGACCCGGCGACCGGGCAGGAGGCCTGGACGCGGGCCGGGGTCAACCTGCGGACCGCCGACAGCGCCGGCTGCGTGCAGCGGGAGGACCCGCAGGGCGCGCGGAACGTCCTGATCGGGGTTGGCCCGGACGGTCGCGAAGCGGTCATCGACGGGTACGACGGGCGGTTGCTCTGGGTCGGCGAACCGGGTACCCGGCTGATCGCGGTCGACGACCGGTACGCCCTGTTCCGGGCCGCCGACAAGCGCTCGGTGGTGGCCCGCGAACTCGGCACCGACCGGGTCCTGTGGACCCGGCCGGCCAGCGGCAAGGCCGGCGCCGCGCTCACTCCGTACGCGGCGGTGGTCGCCGACGAGAAGCCGTCCCGGTTGGTCGCCGTGGACCCGCGCAGCGGCCGGGAACTTGCCGTCCTGCGGACCCCCGCGAACGCCCTAGCGGTCGGGCCACAGGGCATGATCGTCGGCGAGGGGCGGGAGATCGGGTACGTCCGCTTCGGCGCGATCGGCGCCGCTCCCGGCGTACCGCCCGGCAGCGGCGGCATCCCCGGCCCCGGTGGCACCGGCCCCGCCCCCGAAGGCGACGACAACTGCGGGCCCAAGCGGGAACTCTGCGACGACCCGGCCGGCGGCAAGGACGGCTGA
- a CDS encoding AfsR/SARP family transcriptional regulator has product MRFGILGPLRVGGGESTVTAGRDRIVLAMLLLRSGRLVPVEELVDAVWEERPPATARAQLQTCVSRLRRRFAELGLAPETIVTDPAGYGVRTAPADLDAEVFARSVETARAAVSAGRLVDAREWFRAALVLWRGPALGGITSRSVRRRAQALDEQRLTALEECVDVELRLGQAAELLEELTESVDQHPLRERLRGQLMLALSSVGRQADALAVYREGRRIYADELGIEPGAELQELHQRVLAGDLALAGRETRLVTPVRALPRAIGDFTGRQETMARLVKEIEEDGSRIQLIDGMAGSGKTTLAVHVATALADRYPDAQLFVDLHGHSERSPLTPATAMAALLRQLGVPAERMPVDPDDRLALWRTELAGRRAVVVLDNAASVDQVAPLLPNGSHCLVLITSRRRLLGVDEGRPSSLPVLDADEAVELLGRVAGAERVAAEPEAAAEVARRCGHLPLAIRLAGARLAHRPHWRVADLAERLVTGAGPLTELAAGQRSVGQAFALSYAQVSPPAQRLFRLLGLHPGGRLDSEVAAALAELPRTETQRLLDELVDAHLAEEVQPGRYRLHDLLREYARLLLDAGERRNERRAALERLLDHHLSVAVAIARSIEAAGSRRTIPVGTPSRPDLVAAPASQGPVWFEENLAALTALVRVAEEEDFPTQCWQLARACWRFNFDGGHLGELIETHTIGLRVAERLGDEAAVAVMLNYLSSAYFRLARFPEAITSMEVALDLRRRLGLRGDVLSTLWNLGISYASNGDFRQGKARFDEALSMVTGLGDAHELTNLQNNLCFALIGWGRYDEALRTARQHLMLARQTKDMRQTANALGHLGMIRHRLGDLGPARRILRVALHLKRQLGNRFGEGEVLNEIGVMERVAGRPERATALHRDALVAMMEVGDRVGQCASRNLMARAIQDQGDVASALDLHRRVLADATRLGVRYEQARALEGIARCLRDTDPAAARAHLIRALPLFRQIESPDQHRVERLLAELG; this is encoded by the coding sequence ATGCGGTTCGGGATCCTGGGGCCTCTGCGGGTCGGCGGTGGCGAGTCCACCGTCACCGCCGGTCGCGACCGGATCGTGCTTGCCATGCTGCTGCTTCGGTCCGGCCGGCTGGTGCCGGTCGAGGAGTTGGTCGACGCCGTGTGGGAGGAACGCCCGCCGGCCACCGCCCGCGCACAGTTGCAGACCTGCGTGTCGCGGTTGCGGCGTCGGTTCGCCGAGCTCGGGCTGGCGCCGGAGACCATCGTCACCGACCCGGCGGGGTACGGCGTGCGTACCGCGCCGGCTGACCTGGACGCCGAGGTCTTCGCCCGCAGTGTGGAGACTGCCCGGGCCGCTGTCTCGGCCGGCCGGTTGGTCGACGCGCGGGAATGGTTCCGCGCGGCCCTGGTGCTCTGGCGCGGGCCGGCCCTCGGAGGCATCACCAGCCGCAGCGTCCGCCGCCGCGCCCAGGCGCTCGACGAGCAGCGCCTCACCGCGCTGGAGGAGTGCGTCGACGTCGAGTTGCGCCTCGGCCAGGCCGCCGAGCTGCTGGAGGAGCTGACCGAGAGCGTCGACCAGCACCCGCTGCGGGAACGCCTGCGCGGCCAACTGATGCTCGCCCTCTCCTCGGTCGGCCGGCAGGCCGACGCGCTAGCGGTCTACCGGGAGGGCCGGCGGATCTACGCCGACGAGCTGGGCATCGAACCGGGCGCCGAGTTGCAGGAACTGCACCAGCGGGTGCTCGCCGGCGACCTGGCCCTGGCCGGCCGGGAGACCAGGCTGGTCACCCCGGTTCGGGCGCTACCCCGGGCGATCGGTGACTTCACCGGCCGGCAGGAGACGATGGCCCGCCTGGTCAAGGAGATCGAGGAGGACGGCAGCCGGATCCAGCTCATCGACGGGATGGCCGGCAGCGGCAAGACCACCCTCGCCGTGCACGTGGCCACCGCGCTCGCCGACCGCTACCCGGATGCCCAGCTCTTCGTCGACCTGCACGGGCACAGCGAGCGCAGCCCGCTGACGCCGGCCACGGCCATGGCCGCCCTGCTGCGCCAGCTTGGCGTGCCGGCGGAGCGGATGCCGGTGGACCCGGACGACCGGCTGGCGCTGTGGCGGACCGAACTGGCCGGCCGGCGGGCCGTGGTGGTGCTGGACAACGCGGCCAGCGTCGACCAGGTGGCACCGCTGCTGCCCAACGGCTCACACTGCCTGGTCCTGATCACCAGCCGCCGCCGGCTGCTCGGCGTGGACGAGGGACGACCGTCGTCACTGCCGGTGCTCGACGCCGACGAGGCCGTAGAGCTGCTCGGTCGGGTGGCCGGCGCGGAACGTGTCGCCGCCGAACCGGAGGCGGCCGCCGAGGTGGCGCGTCGCTGCGGCCACCTGCCACTCGCCATCCGGTTGGCCGGTGCCCGCCTGGCGCACCGACCGCACTGGCGCGTCGCCGACCTCGCCGAGCGCCTGGTCACCGGGGCGGGCCCGCTGACCGAGCTGGCCGCCGGGCAGCGCTCGGTCGGGCAGGCGTTCGCACTGTCGTACGCGCAGGTCTCTCCGCCGGCGCAACGGCTGTTCCGGCTGCTCGGTCTCCACCCCGGCGGACGGCTGGACAGCGAAGTGGCCGCCGCGCTGGCGGAGCTGCCCCGGACCGAAACGCAGAGGCTGCTGGACGAGTTGGTCGACGCGCACCTGGCGGAGGAGGTGCAGCCGGGCCGGTACCGGTTGCACGATCTGCTCCGGGAGTACGCCCGGTTGCTGCTCGACGCCGGGGAGCGGCGGAACGAACGTCGGGCCGCCCTGGAGCGGTTGCTGGACCATCACCTGTCCGTCGCGGTGGCGATCGCCCGGTCGATCGAGGCGGCGGGCAGTCGCCGCACCATTCCGGTCGGCACGCCCAGCCGGCCCGATCTGGTGGCCGCCCCGGCATCCCAGGGGCCGGTGTGGTTCGAGGAGAACCTGGCAGCGCTCACCGCCCTGGTCCGGGTGGCCGAGGAGGAGGACTTTCCGACCCAGTGCTGGCAGCTGGCCCGGGCCTGCTGGCGGTTCAACTTCGACGGCGGGCACCTCGGCGAGCTGATCGAGACCCACACGATCGGGCTCCGGGTCGCCGAGCGGCTCGGAGACGAGGCGGCAGTCGCCGTGATGCTCAACTACCTCTCCTCGGCGTACTTCCGGCTGGCCCGTTTCCCGGAGGCGATCACGTCGATGGAGGTGGCGCTCGACCTGCGCCGCCGGCTCGGGCTGCGGGGCGATGTGCTCAGCACGCTGTGGAACCTCGGAATCTCGTACGCCTCGAACGGTGACTTCCGGCAGGGCAAGGCGAGGTTCGACGAGGCTCTGAGCATGGTCACCGGGCTGGGTGACGCACACGAACTGACCAACCTGCAGAACAACCTGTGCTTCGCGCTGATCGGCTGGGGCCGGTACGACGAGGCGCTGCGCACTGCCCGGCAGCACCTGATGCTGGCTCGTCAGACGAAGGACATGCGGCAGACCGCGAACGCGCTCGGGCACCTCGGCATGATCCGGCACCGGCTGGGTGATCTGGGCCCGGCCCGTCGGATCCTGCGGGTGGCGTTGCACCTCAAGCGCCAATTGGGTAACCGATTCGGCGAGGGCGAGGTGCTCAACGAGATCGGTGTGATGGAGCGCGTCGCCGGGCGGCCGGAACGCGCCACCGCCCTGCACCGGGACGCGCTGGTGGCGATGATGGAGGTGGGCGATCGGGTGGGGCAGTGCGCCTCGCGCAACCTGATGGCCCGGGCGATCCAGGACCAGGGGGACGTCGCCAGCGCGCTCGACCTGCACCGTCGGGTCCTCGCCGACGCGACCCGGTTGGGCGTCCGGTACGAGCAGGCCCGCGCGTTGGAGGGCATCGCCCGCTGCCTGCGGGACACCGACCCGGCAGCGGCCCGCGCACATCTGATCCGGGCCCTGCCCCTGTTCCGACAGATTGAGTCACCGGACCAGCACCGGGTGGAGCGGCTGCTGGCCGAGTTGGGCTGA